The Streptomyces luteogriseus genome includes a window with the following:
- a CDS encoding TetR family transcriptional regulator, protein MPQPAKSSRTPATADAPESAAGSRAAAQRLKMRRELAAAAMELFATKGYEATTVDEIAAQAGVARRTFFRHFRSKEEAIFPDHDDTLIRAEAVLNAAPAHEHPLDTVCRGIKEVMRMYAARPEISVARYKLTREVPTLREAEIASVARYERLFTRYLLGHFDERAHADDANDDPLLAEVAASAVVTAHNHVLRRWLRAGGQGDVEAQLDHAFAIVRKTFGSGIGAGRSTEPQPAAATASAQGEVLVTVARTDAPLDEVMRTIEQALKER, encoded by the coding sequence ATGCCCCAGCCCGCCAAGTCCTCACGTACACCAGCCACGGCCGACGCGCCGGAGAGTGCCGCCGGCTCTCGCGCCGCCGCCCAACGGCTCAAGATGCGCCGGGAACTTGCGGCCGCCGCGATGGAGCTGTTCGCGACCAAGGGGTACGAGGCAACCACCGTCGACGAGATCGCGGCCCAGGCCGGGGTCGCCCGCCGCACCTTCTTCCGCCACTTCCGCTCCAAGGAAGAGGCGATCTTCCCCGACCACGACGACACCCTGATCCGCGCCGAGGCGGTGCTCAACGCCGCGCCCGCGCACGAGCATCCGCTCGACACGGTGTGCCGCGGCATCAAGGAAGTCATGCGGATGTACGCGGCCCGGCCGGAGATCTCGGTCGCCCGTTACAAGCTGACGCGCGAGGTGCCCACCCTGCGCGAGGCGGAGATCGCGTCGGTGGCCCGCTACGAGCGCCTCTTCACCCGCTATCTCCTCGGCCACTTCGACGAGCGCGCGCACGCCGACGACGCCAACGACGATCCGCTGCTGGCGGAGGTCGCCGCCTCCGCGGTCGTCACGGCCCACAACCACGTTCTGCGGCGCTGGCTGCGCGCGGGCGGCCAGGGGGACGTGGAGGCGCAGCTGGACCACGCCTTCGCGATCGTGCGCAAGACCTTCGGGTCGGGCATCGGGGCCGGGCGCTCCACCGAACCGCAGCCGGCCGCCGCCACGGCGTCGGCGCAGGGCGAGGTGCTGGTGACCGTCGCCCGCACCGACGCGCCGCTGGACGAGGTCATGCGGACCATCGAGCAGGCACTCAAGGAGCGCTGA
- the ccrA gene encoding crotonyl-CoA carboxylase/reductase, translating to MTVKDILAAIQSPDSTSEDFAALPLPESYRAITVHKDETEMFAGLETRDKDPRKSIHLDEVPLPELGPGEALVAVMASSVNYNSVWTSIFEPLSTFGFLERYGRLSELTKRHDLPYHIIGSDLAGVVLRTGPGVNAWRPGDEVVAHCLSVELESSDGHNDTMLDPEQRIWGFETNFGGLAEIALVKSNQLMPKPDHLSWEEAAAPGLVNSTAYRQLVSRNGAGMKQGDNVLIWGASGGLGSYATQFALAGGANPICVVSSEQKADICRSMGAEAIIDRSAEGYKFWKDETTQDPKEWKRFGKRIREFTGGEDIDIVFEHPGRETFGASVYVTRKGGTITTCASTSGYMHEYDNRYLWMSLKRIIGSHFANYREAWEANRLIAKGKIHPTLSKVYSLQDTGQAAYDVHRNLHQGKVGVLCMAPEEGLGVRDHEKRAKHIDAINRFRNI from the coding sequence GTGACCGTTAAGGACATCCTGGCCGCGATCCAGTCGCCCGACTCCACGTCGGAGGACTTCGCCGCCCTCCCGCTCCCCGAGTCGTACCGCGCGATCACCGTGCACAAGGACGAGACGGAGATGTTCGCGGGCCTCGAGACCCGCGACAAGGACCCCCGCAAGTCGATCCACCTGGACGAGGTGCCGCTGCCCGAGCTCGGCCCGGGCGAGGCCCTGGTGGCCGTGATGGCCTCGTCGGTCAACTACAACTCGGTGTGGACGTCGATCTTCGAGCCGCTGTCCACCTTCGGCTTCCTGGAGCGCTACGGCCGGCTCAGCGAGCTCACCAAGCGCCACGACCTGCCGTACCACATCATCGGCTCCGACCTCGCGGGCGTCGTCCTGCGCACCGGTCCCGGCGTCAACGCCTGGCGGCCCGGTGACGAGGTCGTCGCGCACTGTCTGTCCGTCGAGCTGGAGTCCAGCGACGGCCACAACGACACGATGCTCGACCCCGAGCAGCGCATCTGGGGCTTCGAGACCAACTTCGGCGGCCTCGCCGAGATCGCCCTGGTCAAGTCCAACCAGCTGATGCCGAAGCCCGACCACCTCAGCTGGGAGGAGGCCGCCGCCCCCGGCCTGGTCAACTCCACCGCCTACCGGCAGCTGGTCTCCCGCAACGGCGCCGGCATGAAGCAGGGTGACAACGTCCTGATCTGGGGCGCGAGCGGCGGACTCGGCTCCTACGCCACCCAGTTCGCGCTGGCCGGCGGCGCCAACCCGATCTGTGTCGTCTCCAGCGAGCAGAAGGCGGACATCTGCCGCTCGATGGGCGCCGAGGCGATCATCGACCGCAGCGCCGAGGGCTACAAGTTCTGGAAGGACGAGACCACCCAGGACCCGAAGGAGTGGAAGCGCTTCGGCAAGCGCATCCGCGAGTTCACCGGCGGCGAGGACATCGACATCGTCTTCGAGCACCCCGGCCGCGAGACCTTCGGCGCGAGCGTCTACGTCACGCGCAAGGGCGGCACCATCACCACCTGCGCCTCGACCTCGGGCTACATGCACGAGTACGACAACCGCTACCTGTGGATGTCGCTGAAGCGGATCATCGGCTCGCACTTCGCCAACTACCGCGAGGCCTGGGAGGCCAACCGGCTCATCGCGAAGGGCAAGATCCACCCCACCCTGTCGAAGGTGTACTCCCTTCAGGACACCGGCCAGGCCGCCTACGACGTGCACCGCAACCTCCACCAGGGCAAGGTCGGCGTGCTGTGCATGGCCCCCGAGGAGGGCCTGGGCGTGCGCGACCACGAGAAGCGCGCCAAGCACATCGACGCCATCAACCGCTTCCGGAACATCTGA
- a CDS encoding protein meaA, translating to MTERQKDRPWLMRTYAGHSTAEASNELYRRNLAKGQTGLSVAFDLPTQTGYDSDHILARGEVGRVGVPIAHVGDMRRLFQDIPLEQMNTSMTINATAMWLLALYQVVAEEQGADITKLQGTTQNDIVKEYLSRGTHVFPPGPSLRLTTDMIAYTVSHLPKWNPINICSYHLQEAGATPVQEIAYAMSTAIAVLDAVRDSGQVPQERMGDVVARISFFVNAGVRFVEEMCKMRAFGRIWDRITRERYGIENAKQRRFRYGVQVNSLGLTEAQPENNVQRIVLEMLAVTLSKDARARAVQLPAWNEALGLPRPWDQQWSLRIQQVLAYESDLLEYEDIFEGSKVIEAKVDRLVEESFAEIDRIQEMGGAMAAVESGYLKSQLVSSHAERRGRIESGQEKIIGVNIFEGTEPNPLTADLDTAIQTVDPAVEARVIAGLQQWRDSRYQPPFNHPRPCKALERLKEAARGDENLMEATLECARAGATTGEWAGALREVFGEFRAPTGVSSAPVAVPVEEGSALAVVRRKVDLTAKDLNVGKLRFLVGKPGLDGHSNGAEQIAVRARDAGFEVVYQGIRLTPEQIVDAALAEDVHAVGLSILSGSHAQLVPDVLERLRVAGATDIPVIAGGIIPNGDAEQLREAGVAAVFTPKDFDITGIIGSIVDEIRKANKLDPLEVPA from the coding sequence ATGACTGAGCGTCAGAAGGACCGGCCGTGGCTCATGCGCACGTATGCCGGTCACTCCACGGCCGAGGCGTCCAACGAGCTGTACCGGCGCAACCTCGCCAAGGGCCAGACGGGCCTGTCGGTGGCGTTCGACCTGCCGACACAGACCGGCTACGACTCCGACCACATCCTCGCCCGCGGCGAGGTGGGCCGGGTCGGCGTGCCGATCGCGCACGTCGGTGACATGCGCCGGCTGTTCCAGGACATCCCCCTGGAGCAGATGAACACCTCGATGACGATCAACGCCACCGCCATGTGGCTGCTGGCGCTCTATCAGGTCGTCGCCGAGGAGCAGGGCGCGGACATCACCAAGCTCCAGGGCACGACCCAGAACGACATCGTCAAGGAGTACCTGTCCCGCGGGACGCACGTCTTCCCGCCGGGTCCCTCGCTCCGCCTGACGACGGACATGATCGCGTACACGGTCTCCCACCTCCCGAAGTGGAACCCGATCAACATCTGCAGCTACCACCTGCAGGAGGCGGGCGCCACGCCGGTCCAGGAGATCGCGTACGCGATGTCCACCGCGATCGCCGTCCTCGACGCCGTGCGCGACTCCGGCCAGGTGCCGCAGGAGCGCATGGGCGACGTCGTGGCCCGCATCTCGTTCTTCGTGAACGCGGGCGTCCGCTTCGTCGAGGAGATGTGCAAGATGCGCGCCTTCGGCCGCATCTGGGACCGCATCACCCGCGAGCGCTACGGCATCGAGAACGCCAAGCAGCGCCGCTTCCGCTACGGCGTCCAGGTCAACTCCCTGGGCCTGACGGAGGCGCAGCCGGAGAACAACGTCCAGCGGATCGTCCTGGAGATGCTGGCCGTCACCCTCTCCAAGGACGCCCGCGCGCGTGCCGTGCAGCTGCCCGCCTGGAACGAGGCCCTGGGCCTGCCCCGCCCCTGGGACCAGCAGTGGTCGCTGCGCATCCAGCAGGTGCTGGCGTACGAGAGCGACCTGCTGGAGTACGAGGACATCTTCGAGGGCTCGAAGGTGATCGAGGCGAAGGTGGACCGGCTGGTCGAGGAGTCGTTCGCCGAGATCGACCGCATCCAGGAGATGGGCGGCGCGATGGCGGCCGTCGAGTCCGGCTACCTCAAGTCGCAGCTGGTCTCCTCGCACGCCGAGCGCCGGGGCCGCATCGAGTCCGGCCAGGAGAAGATCATCGGTGTCAACATCTTCGAGGGCACCGAGCCGAATCCGCTGACCGCCGATCTGGACACGGCGATCCAGACGGTGGACCCGGCGGTCGAGGCCCGGGTCATCGCCGGGCTCCAGCAGTGGCGCGACAGCCGCTACCAGCCGCCCTTCAACCACCCGCGGCCCTGCAAGGCCCTGGAGCGGCTGAAGGAGGCCGCGCGCGGCGACGAGAACCTCATGGAGGCCACCCTGGAATGCGCGCGCGCCGGGGCGACGACCGGCGAGTGGGCCGGGGCCCTGCGTGAGGTGTTCGGAGAGTTCCGGGCGCCCACGGGTGTCTCCTCGGCGCCGGTGGCCGTTCCGGTCGAGGAGGGCAGCGCGCTCGCCGTGGTCCGCCGCAAGGTCGACCTCACGGCCAAGGACCTGAACGTGGGCAAGCTGCGCTTCCTGGTCGGCAAGCCGGGTCTGGACGGGCACTCCAACGGCGCCGAGCAGATCGCGGTGCGCGCGCGGGACGCCGGGTTCGAGGTGGTCTACCAGGGCATCCGGCTGACGCCCGAGCAGATCGTGGACGCGGCCCTGGCCGAGGACGTGCACGCGGTCGGCCTGTCCATCCTGTCCGGCTCGCACGCCCAGCTGGTGCCGGACGTGCTCGAACGGCTCCGTGTGGCCGGTGCCACAGATATACCGGTGATCGCCGGTGGCATCATCCCGAACGGAGATGCCGAGCAGCTCAGGGAAGCCGGAGTGGCCGCGGTCTTCACCCCGAAGGACTTCGACATCACCGGAATCATCGGCAGCATCGTCGACGAGATCCGGAAAGCGAACAAGCTCGACCCCCTGGAGGTCCCCGCATGA
- a CDS encoding HpcH/HpaI aldolase/citrate lyase family protein, with amino-acid sequence MTTVNRLRPRRSCLAVPGSNPRFLEKAQGLPADQVFLDLEDACAPLAKPEARHTIVKFLNEGDWTGKTRVVRVNDWTTEWTYRDVVTVVEGAGQNLDCIMLPKVQTAQQVVALDLLLTQIEKTMGFEVGKIGIEAQIENAQGLNNVNEIAQASPRVETIIFGPADFMASINMKSLVVGEQPPGYPADAYHYILMKILMAARANNLQAIDGPYLQIRNIDGYREVAQRAAALGFDGKWVLHPGQVEASNEIFSPSQEDYDHAELILDAYDYYTSEAGGKKGSAMLGDEMIDEASRKMALVISGKGRAAGMQRTSKFEIPEG; translated from the coding sequence ATGACCACGGTCAACCGCCTTCGCCCCCGGCGTTCCTGCCTGGCGGTACCGGGCTCGAACCCGCGTTTCCTGGAGAAGGCCCAGGGCCTCCCGGCCGACCAGGTCTTCCTCGACCTGGAGGACGCGTGCGCCCCGCTCGCCAAGCCCGAGGCGCGGCACACCATCGTCAAGTTCCTCAACGAGGGCGACTGGACCGGCAAGACACGTGTGGTCCGGGTCAACGACTGGACGACCGAGTGGACGTACCGCGATGTCGTCACGGTCGTCGAGGGCGCCGGCCAGAACCTCGACTGCATCATGCTGCCGAAGGTGCAGACGGCCCAGCAGGTCGTCGCCCTGGACCTGCTGCTGACGCAGATCGAGAAGACGATGGGCTTCGAGGTCGGCAAGATCGGCATCGAGGCGCAGATCGAGAACGCCCAGGGCCTGAACAACGTCAACGAGATCGCGCAGGCCTCGCCGCGCGTCGAGACCATCATCTTCGGCCCGGCCGACTTCATGGCGTCCATCAACATGAAGTCGCTGGTCGTGGGCGAGCAGCCGCCCGGCTACCCGGCCGACGCCTACCACTACATCCTGATGAAGATCCTGATGGCCGCCCGCGCCAACAACCTCCAGGCCATCGACGGCCCCTACCTGCAGATCCGCAACATCGACGGCTACCGCGAGGTCGCCCAGCGCGCCGCGGCCCTCGGTTTCGACGGCAAGTGGGTGCTGCACCCGGGCCAGGTCGAGGCGTCCAACGAGATCTTCTCGCCGTCGCAGGAGGACTACGACCACGCCGAGCTGATTCTGGACGCGTACGACTACTACACGTCCGAGGCGGGCGGCAAGAAGGGCTCGGCGATGCTCGGCGACGAGATGATCGACGAGGCCAGCCGCAAGATGGCGCTGGTCATCTCCGGCAAGGGCCGCGCGGCCGGCATGCAGCGCACCAGCAAGTTCGAGATTCCGGAGGGCTGA
- a CDS encoding MaoC family dehydratase has protein sequence MQFGRTYEEFEVGATYKHWPGKTVTEYDDHLFCLLTMNHHPLHMDTNYAEKTTDFGKNVVVGNYIYSLLLGMSVPDISGKAIANLEIESLKHVAPTFHGDTIYGQTTVLDKWPSKSKNDRGIVYVETKGYKQDGTLVCVFRRKVMVPTETYIKERGGEQPGRPELREQEK, from the coding sequence ATGCAGTTCGGGCGCACCTACGAGGAGTTCGAGGTCGGGGCGACGTACAAGCACTGGCCGGGAAAGACGGTCACGGAGTACGACGACCACCTGTTCTGTCTCCTCACCATGAACCACCACCCGCTCCACATGGACACGAACTATGCGGAGAAGACGACCGACTTCGGCAAGAACGTCGTCGTGGGCAACTACATCTACTCGCTGCTGCTCGGCATGTCCGTGCCGGACATCTCCGGCAAGGCGATCGCCAACCTGGAGATCGAGTCGCTGAAGCACGTGGCGCCGACCTTCCACGGCGACACGATCTACGGCCAGACGACCGTGCTCGACAAGTGGCCGTCGAAGTCGAAGAACGACCGCGGCATCGTCTACGTCGAGACCAAGGGCTACAAGCAGGACGGCACGCTCGTCTGCGTGTTCCGCCGCAAGGTGATGGTGCCGACCGAGACGTACATCAAGGAGCGCGGCGGCGAGCAGCCCGGCCGCCCCGAGCTCAGGGAGCAGGAGAAGTAG
- a CDS encoding acyl-CoA dehydrogenase family protein, whose translation MARLAQTAGLTDVQQEILSTVRDFVDKEIIPVATELEHRDEYPQAIVDGLKELGLFGLMIPEEYGGLGESLLTYALCVEEIARGWMSVSGIINTHFIVAYMLKQHGTQEQKDHFLPRMAAGDIRGAFSMSEPALGSDVSAISSKAVKDGEEYVLNGQKMWLTNGGTSSLVAVLVKSDEGHPEGTAPHKSMTTFLVEKEPGFGEVRPGLTIPGKIDKMGYKGVDTTELIMDGLRIPANRVLGGVTGRGFYQMMDGVEVGRVNVAARGCGVAQRAFELGVSYAQQRHTFGKAIAQHQAIQFKLAEMATKVEAAHAMMVNAARKKDSGERNDLEAGMAKYLASEYCKEVVEDAFRIHGGYGFSKEYEIERLYREAPMLLIGEGTAEIQKMIIGRRLLEEYRFQG comes from the coding sequence ATGGCGCGACTCGCCCAGACCGCAGGTCTGACGGACGTCCAGCAGGAGATCCTGTCCACCGTCCGGGACTTCGTGGACAAGGAGATCATTCCGGTCGCCACGGAGCTGGAGCACCGCGACGAGTACCCGCAAGCGATCGTCGACGGGCTGAAGGAGTTGGGCCTGTTCGGGCTGATGATCCCCGAGGAGTACGGGGGCCTGGGCGAGTCGCTCCTGACCTACGCGCTGTGCGTGGAGGAGATCGCCCGCGGGTGGATGTCGGTGTCCGGCATCATCAACACCCACTTCATCGTGGCGTACATGCTCAAGCAGCACGGCACGCAGGAGCAGAAGGACCACTTCCTACCGCGGATGGCGGCCGGTGACATCCGGGGCGCGTTCTCGATGTCGGAGCCGGCGCTCGGCTCGGACGTGTCGGCGATCTCGTCGAAGGCGGTGAAGGACGGCGAGGAGTACGTCCTCAACGGCCAGAAGATGTGGCTGACGAACGGCGGAACGTCGTCTCTGGTGGCCGTTCTGGTAAAGAGTGACGAAGGTCACCCCGAGGGCACCGCGCCCCACAAGTCGATGACGACCTTCCTCGTCGAGAAGGAGCCCGGATTCGGCGAGGTGCGTCCCGGCCTCACGATCCCCGGCAAGATCGACAAGATGGGCTACAAGGGGGTCGACACCACCGAGCTCATCATGGATGGCCTGCGGATTCCTGCGAACCGGGTGCTCGGCGGGGTCACCGGCCGTGGTTTCTACCAGATGATGGACGGCGTGGAGGTCGGCCGCGTCAATGTGGCGGCGCGTGGCTGCGGTGTCGCTCAGCGTGCGTTCGAACTGGGCGTCTCGTACGCGCAGCAGCGTCACACCTTCGGGAAGGCGATCGCCCAGCACCAGGCGATCCAGTTCAAGCTGGCCGAGATGGCTACCAAGGTCGAGGCCGCCCATGCGATGATGGTGAACGCAGCACGCAAAAAGGACTCCGGGGAGCGAAACGACCTCGAGGCCGGGATGGCGAAGTACCTCGCCTCCGAGTACTGCAAGGAGGTCGTCGAAGACGCCTTCCGGATCCACGGCGGCTACGGCTTCTCCAAGGAGTACGAGATCGAGCGCCTCTACCGTGAGGCTCCGATGCTGCTCATCGGTGAAGGTACCGCCGAGATCCAGAAAATGATCATCGGCAGGCGGCTGCTCGAAGAGTATCGATTCCAGGGCTAG
- a CDS encoding phosphatidylserine decarboxylase: MPHSQTSAPRDSRAGVRLARGASPWLLPTVATAALSLARARRSGAAKAVAVPATALAAGMLWFFRDPEREITQGRVISPADGVVQSIMPWKDGRTRVAIFMSPLNVHVNRAPLAGTVTSVEHVPGGFVPAFNKESENNERVVWHFDTELGDIEMIQIAGAVARRIVPYLPQGTKVEQGERIGLIRFGSRVDLYLPEGVEVAVEVGQKTVAGVTRIDRD; encoded by the coding sequence ATGCCCCACAGCCAAACCTCTGCACCACGCGACAGCCGGGCCGGCGTACGCCTCGCGCGCGGAGCATCGCCGTGGCTCCTTCCGACCGTCGCCACCGCAGCACTCAGCCTGGCCCGGGCCCGGCGCTCCGGCGCCGCCAAGGCCGTCGCCGTTCCCGCCACCGCGCTCGCGGCCGGAATGCTGTGGTTCTTCCGCGACCCCGAGCGCGAGATCACCCAGGGCCGGGTCATCTCGCCCGCCGACGGTGTGGTGCAGAGCATCATGCCGTGGAAGGACGGCCGCACGCGCGTCGCCATCTTCATGAGCCCGCTGAACGTCCACGTCAACCGCGCGCCCCTCGCGGGCACGGTGACGTCGGTCGAGCACGTACCCGGTGGCTTCGTTCCCGCCTTCAACAAGGAGAGCGAGAACAACGAGCGTGTCGTCTGGCACTTCGACACCGAGCTCGGCGACATCGAGATGATCCAGATCGCCGGCGCGGTCGCCCGTCGCATCGTCCCCTACCTGCCCCAGGGCACGAAGGTCGAGCAGGGCGAGCGGATCGGCCTGATCCGCTTCGGCTCGCGTGTCGACCTCTACCTGCCCGAGGGCGTGGAGGTCGCGGTCGAGGTCGGTCAGAAGACGGTGGCTGGGGTGACTCGCATTGACCGTGATTGA
- the pssA gene encoding CDP-diacylglycerol--serine O-phosphatidyltransferase has protein sequence MPLSLRLSIADTLTLGNATCGFMAVYFTTTGILIPDLMGSQESGMARNSAATAVILMLCAAVFDLFDGLVARKLRSSPMGAELDNLSDLISFGLAPAYFVLVYGMVAEGAYQRVAAVGAIVVLLAVVLRLARFSCVTVKDGTFQGMPSPFGALTVVSIVLLELPFVATLLAILGTAWLMVSRVEYPKPRGRLAVAMLSWIVVGMGMMAAWAFDAPSGQLLLQTGCALQLVMGAVIPLFATARRVNNFRGNRREARAAQLP, from the coding sequence ATGCCCCTCTCTCTTCGTCTGTCGATAGCGGACACGCTGACGCTCGGCAACGCCACGTGCGGCTTCATGGCGGTGTATTTCACCACCACTGGCATCCTGATCCCGGACCTCATGGGCAGCCAGGAGTCCGGCATGGCGCGCAACAGCGCGGCCACGGCGGTCATCCTGATGCTGTGCGCCGCGGTCTTCGACCTGTTCGACGGCCTGGTGGCGCGCAAGCTGCGCTCCTCCCCCATGGGCGCCGAGCTGGACAACCTCTCCGACCTGATCAGCTTCGGGCTGGCGCCGGCGTACTTCGTCCTCGTCTACGGCATGGTGGCGGAGGGCGCGTACCAGCGGGTCGCGGCGGTCGGTGCGATCGTGGTGCTGCTGGCGGTGGTGCTGCGGCTTGCGCGGTTCTCGTGCGTCACGGTCAAGGACGGCACCTTCCAGGGCATGCCGTCACCGTTCGGCGCGCTGACGGTCGTGTCCATCGTGCTGCTGGAGCTTCCCTTCGTGGCGACGCTGCTGGCGATCCTGGGGACGGCGTGGCTGATGGTGAGCCGCGTGGAGTATCCGAAGCCGCGGGGCCGGCTCGCCGTGGCGATGCTGTCGTGGATCGTGGTGGGCATGGGCATGATGGCCGCCTGGGCGTTCGACGCGCCGAGCGGCCAGCTGCTGCTCCAGACGGGTTGTGCGCTCCAGCTGGTCATGGGCGCGGTGATTCCGCTGTTCGCGACGGCTCGACGGGTGAACAACTTCCGCGGCAACCGGCGCGAGGCGCGGGCGGCGCAGCTGCCCTGA